In one Lolium rigidum isolate FL_2022 chromosome 3, APGP_CSIRO_Lrig_0.1, whole genome shotgun sequence genomic region, the following are encoded:
- the LOC124698418 gene encoding peroxidase 2-like has protein sequence MALPSLKLSIALTCALLLSSACHGLEVGYYKKSCPRVEAIVRDEVKKFVYKNAGIGAGLIRMFFHDCFVEGCDASVLLDPTPANPQPEKLSPPNFPSLRGFEAIDAAKDAVEKVCPGVVSCADIVAFASRDAAYFLSRMTVKINMPAGRLDGRISNFTQALFNLPPPFFNITQLIASFAAKGLDTEDMVVLSGAHTIGVSHCSSFMSDRLAVASDINAALAGILRRQCPANPTPANDPTVHQDVVTPNALDNQYYKNVLAHKVLFTSDAALLTTPATTQMVLDNANIRGLWETKFNKAMVKMGAIGVKTGNQGEIRRNCRVVNHY, from the coding sequence ATGGCTTTACCATCGCTTAAGCTTTCTATTGCGCTGACATGCGCATTGCTCTTGTCTTCGGCGTGCCATGGCCTGGAGGTGGGATACTACAAGAAGTCGTGCCCCCGCGTCGAGGCCATCGTGAGGGACGAGGTGAAGAAGTTCGTCTACAAGAACGCCGGCATCGGTGCCGGGCTGATCCGCATGttcttccacgactgcttcgtcGAGGGATGTGATGCCTCCGTCCTCCTCGACCCAACACCGGCCAACCCACAGCCGGAGAAGCTCAGCCCTCCCAACTTCCCCAGTCTCCGCGGGTTCGAGGCCATCGATGCGGCCAAGGACGCCGTGGAAAAGGTATGCCCGGGTGTGGTGTCCTGCGCTGACATCGTTGCCTTCGCCAGCCGAGATGCGGCCTACTTCCTCAGCAGGATGACGGTGAAGATCAACATGCCGGCAGGTCGTTTGGATGGCCGCATTTCCAACTTCACCCAGGCCCTCTTCAACCTGCCGCCTCCATTCTTTAACATCACTCAGCTCATCGCCAGCTTCGCCGCTAAAGGGCTCGACACAGAGGACATGGTGGTTCTTTCCGGCGCCCACACCATTGGGGTCTCACATTGCTCATCCTTCATGTCTGACCGCCTCGCCGTCGCATCCGACATCAACGCCGCCCTCGCCGGCATCCTAAGGAGGCAATGCCCCGCCAACCCGACCCCGGCCAACGACCCCACGGTGCACCAGGACGTGGTAACCCCCAACGCGCTCGACAACCAATACTACAAGAACGTCCTCGCACACAAGGTCTTGTTCACGTCGGACGCCGCCCTTCTTACCACGCCGGCGACCACCCAGATGGTGCTTGACAATGCCAACATCCGTGGACTGTGGGAGACCAAGTTCAACAAGGCGATGGTCAAGATGGGTGCCATTGGAGTCAAGACCGGAAACCAAGGCGAAATCCGGAGGAACTGCAGGGTCGTCAACCACTACTAA